One region of Fragaria vesca subsp. vesca linkage group LG4, FraVesHawaii_1.0, whole genome shotgun sequence genomic DNA includes:
- the LOC101312921 gene encoding eukaryotic translation initiation factor 2 subunit 3-like codes for MSRKGLMEQDLSKLDVTTLHPLSPEVISRQATINIGTIGHVAHGKSTVVKAISGVQTVRFKNELERNITIKLGYANAKIYKCEDEKCPRPSCYKAYGSGKEDAPLCDVAGFENCRMKLLRHVSFVDCPGHDILMATMLNGAAIMDGALLLIAANESCPQPQTSEHLAAVEIMRLQHIIILQNKVDLIQENVAINQHEAIRKFIEGTVADGAPVVPISAQLKYNIDVVCEYIVKKIPIPERNFISPPNMIVIRSFDVNKPGFEVDEIRGGVAGGSILRGVLKVNQFIEVRPGIVVKDESGNIKCTPIYSRIVSLYAEQNELQFAVPGGLIGVGTTMDPTLTRADRLVGQVLGEVGSLPEVFVELEVNFFLLRRLLGVRTKGSEKQGKVSKLAKAEILMLNIGSMSTGARVIAVRNDLAKLQLTSPVCTSKGEKIALSRRVEKHWRLIGWGQIQAGTTLEVPPCPI; via the exons ATGTCGAGGAAGGGATTGATGGAGCAGGATCTCAGTAAGCTGGATGTCACTACTTTACATCCACTCTCACCTGAAGTGATATCCCGCCAAGCGACTATCAATATTG GTACTATTGGTCACGTGGCTCACGGGAAGTCGACGGTTGTGAAGGCAATTTCTGGTGTTCAG ACTGTACGTTTTAAAAATGAGCTGGAGCGTAACATTACTATCAAGCTTGGATACGCAAATGCAAAAATCTACAAATGTGAAGATGAGAAGTGCCCGCGACCTTCATGCTACAA GGCATATGGAAGTGGAAAAGAAGATGCTCCCCTATGTGATGTTGCTGGATTTGAGAACTGCAGGATGAAGTTGCTGCGACATGTATCATTTGTAGATTGCCCG GGCCACGATATTCTCATGGCTACTATGCTTAATGGGGCTGCAATTATGGACGGTGCATTGCTTCTGATAGCTGCAAATGAAAGCTGTCCCCAGCCACAAACATCTGAACATCTTGCTGCTGTGGAAATTATGCGTCTTCAGCATATCATTATCCTTCAAAATAAGGTTGATCTCATTCAGGAGAATGTGGCCATCAACCAACATGAGGCAATCCGGAAGTTTATTGAG GGTACTGTAGCTGATGGTGCACCAGTTGTGCCAATTTCTGCTCAGTTGAAATACAATATTGATGTAGTGTGTGAGTACATCGTGAAAAAGATCCCAATTCCAGAAAGGAACTTCATCTCGCCTCCAAATATGATTGTTATTCGGTCTTTCGATGTCAACAAACCTGGATTTGAGGTTGATGAGATACGAGGTGGTGTAGCTGGTGGAAGTATTCTCAGG GGTGTTTTGAAAGTGAATCAGTTTATTGAGGTTCGCCCTGGTATTGTTGTGAAAGATGAGTCTGGCAACATAAAGTGCACACCAATATATTCCAGAATAGTCTCACTGTATGCTGAGCAGAATGAGTTGCAATTTGCCGTTCCAGGTGGACTCATAGGGGTTGGAACAACTATGGATCCCACTTTGACGCGTGCGGATAGATTAGTGGGGCAAGTTCTCGGTGAAGTAGGCTCACTTCCTGAAGTGTTTGTTGAGCTTGAG GTAAACTTTTTCCTTTTGAGAAGGCTTCTGGGGGTCCGGACAAAGGGTTCTGAAAAGCAGGGGAAGGTCTCCAAGCTTGCCAAGGCCGAGATACTCATGTTGAATATTGGATCTATGTCAACTGGTGCTAGGGTAATTGCCGTGAGAAATGATTTAGCTAAGCTTCAGTTGACTTCTCCTGTGTGCACAAGCAAAGGAGAGAAGATTGCACTGAGTAGAAGGGTCGAGAAGCACTGGCGTCTGATCGGTTGGGGACAGATCCAGGCCGGAACCACACTTGAAGTCCCACCCTGCCCGATTTGA
- the LOC101294755 gene encoding phylloplanin-like: MALSKRTMLFVCLLVAAVAVAVPIAQGQTIGGLIATLLGIIRVQGVVYCSVNGAASVGTNGAILTPPFSNATVQLRCGAGSGTVLETVQTNAKGEFSILLDISFYTLPQILSGCRVVVTTPLASCNAALPSTGCLTSTLTSLGNTVVPLLTTVNVGTGVFSVSA, from the exons ATGGCGCTCTCCAAAAGGACAATGTTGTTTGTGTGCCTCTTGGTTGCTGCAGTGGCAGTAGCTGTTCCGATAGCTCAAGGGCAGACCATCGGAGGCCTCATCGCGACTCTCCTTGGTATCATTCGCGTCCAAGGCGTGGTCTATTGCAGTGTCAATGGCGCTGCCAGTGTTGGGACCAACGGCGCCATTCTTACCCCTCCATTTTCAA ATGCTACAGTCCAACTACGTTGCGGAGCAGGAAGTGGTACTGTGTTAGAAACTGTGCAAACCAATGCCAAAGGAGAGTTCTCAATCTTGTTAGACATTTCCTTCTATACACTACCCCAAATATTGTCCGGATGCCGTGTTGTGGTTACAACACCACTTGCCAGTTGCAACGCCGCCCTCCCTTCCACTGGATGTCTTACATCGACCTTGACATCACTCGGAAACACCGTTGTTCCCCTCTTGACCACCGTCAATGTCGGTACCGGAGTGTTCAGTGTCTCCGCGTAA
- the LOC101295041 gene encoding phylloplanin-like — protein MAPSKRTMLFVCLLVAALAVAVPIAQGQIITIGPIAGVYRIQGLLFCSLNGTASVGTNGAILTPPFSNATVQLRCGANDIVLGTVQTRADGTFSILLDVSFYTLPQILSGCRVVVTTPLAKCNVSLPSTGTLTSALTSIGSTIVPSLPTSNIGTGVFSVSA, from the exons ATGGCGCCCTCCAAAAGGACAATGTTGTTTGTGTGCCTCTTGGTTGCTGCGCTGGCAGTAGCTGTTCCGATAGCTCAAGGGCAGATCATCACGATCGGGCCTATTGCTGGTGTCTATCGCATCCAAGGCTTGCTCTTTTGCAGTCTCAATGGCACTGCCAGTGTCGGGACCAACGGCGCCATTCTTACCCCTCCATTTTCAA ATGCTACGGTCCAACTACGTTGCGGAGCAAATGACATTGTGTTAGGAACTGTGCAAACCCGCGCCGACGGAACGTTTTCAATCTTGTTAGACGTATCCTTCTATACACTACCTCAAATATTGTCCGGATGCCGTGTTGTGGTTACAACACCACTTGCCAAATGCAACGTCTCCCTCCCTTCCACCGGAACTCTTACATCGGCCTTGACATCTATCGGAAGCACCATTGTTCCCTCCTTGCCCACCAGCAACATCGGCACCGGGGTGTTCAGTGTCTCCGCGTAA